The following proteins are encoded in a genomic region of Bernardetia sp. MNP-M8:
- a CDS encoding DUF2911 domain-containing protein — translation MLKISTLSLVLMSFTALFFTSSVFAQLTMPQPSPSAMVKQTVGLTDITIDYSSPAMRQREVWGGLVPYGEIWRTGANKATNITFSDEVSIDGTKVPAGTYSLFTIPNEKEWTVIINKNSEQWGAGEYDEKEDVVRFTVTPMVSPIINERMLFTIEALEDRQGKVSLWWSNTRISFVVDADPVSKMVSNIENTLKQADNLWYTYAQSAEYYLDNKQNTEKAMDWINKSISLKDHFYNNWIKARLMMAGNKTGGVSSNTQGAIDLVKKSIAMGEKENTNFYKRLKPQMEQFIKTYSQQLPKNSKSTKNK, via the coding sequence ATGTTAAAAATTTCAACGCTTAGTTTGGTTTTGATGTCTTTTACGGCATTATTTTTTACTTCCTCTGTTTTTGCTCAACTTACCATGCCACAACCAAGTCCTTCTGCTATGGTAAAACAAACTGTTGGTCTTACAGATATTACTATTGATTATTCTTCTCCTGCTATGCGTCAGCGTGAAGTATGGGGTGGTCTTGTTCCTTACGGAGAAATATGGCGTACAGGTGCAAATAAGGCTACAAATATTACTTTTTCAGATGAAGTTTCTATTGATGGAACGAAAGTACCAGCAGGAACATATTCTCTTTTTACTATTCCAAATGAGAAAGAATGGACAGTTATCATCAATAAAAATTCTGAACAGTGGGGTGCAGGCGAATATGACGAGAAAGAAGATGTAGTTCGTTTTACAGTAACTCCTATGGTTTCTCCTATTATTAATGAACGTATGCTCTTTACAATTGAAGCTCTGGAAGATCGTCAGGGCAAAGTTTCTCTTTGGTGGTCAAATACTAGAATTTCTTTTGTTGTAGATGCAGATCCTGTTTCTAAAATGGTTTCAAATATTGAAAATACATTAAAGCAAGCTGATAATTTGTGGTACACTTATGCACAATCTGCTGAATATTATTTAGACAATAAACAAAATACAGAAAAAGCAATGGACTGGATTAATAAATCTATTTCTCTGAAAGACCATTTTTACAATAATTGGATAAAGGCTCGTTTGATGATGGCTGGAAACAAAACAGGAGGCGTTTCAAGTAACACACAAGGAGCAATTGATTTAGTAAAAAAATCTATAGCAATGGGTGAAAAAGAAAATACAAATTTCTACAAACGCCTAAAGCCACAAATGGAACAATTTATCAAAACTTATTCTCAACAACTTCCTAAAAACAGCAAATCAACTAAGAATAAATAA
- a CDS encoding DCC1-like thiol-disulfide oxidoreductase family protein yields MTSIPSKNNLSTSYAPQKTILIWDAECGFCKYWITKWQMIVNESTIDLRPYQESAKDFPDLDTKLFKKAVRLITPNGKVYSGAEAAFKSLELGGATDLPISWYQKNPNFKELTDWLYIKVADNRPFLYDISHFFLGENPRKIRPSLWIWAGVGALVGGSLVLRLGRKR; encoded by the coding sequence ATGACTTCTATTCCTAGTAAAAATAATCTTTCAACTTCTTATGCTCCACAAAAAACCATCTTGATTTGGGATGCAGAATGTGGTTTTTGCAAATACTGGATTACCAAATGGCAAATGATTGTCAATGAATCAACTATTGATTTACGTCCTTATCAAGAATCAGCCAAAGATTTTCCCGATTTAGATACAAAATTATTCAAAAAAGCTGTTCGCTTAATTACTCCAAACGGAAAAGTATATTCAGGAGCAGAAGCTGCTTTCAAAAGTTTAGAACTAGGAGGAGCAACCGATTTACCTATAAGTTGGTATCAAAAAAATCCTAATTTTAAAGAACTAACAGATTGGCTTTATATAAAAGTAGCTGATAATCGTCCTTTTCTATATGATATTTCCCATTTCTTTTTAGGAGAAAATCCTAGAAAAATTCGTCCTTCTCTTTGGATTTGGGCTGGTGTAGGTGCGCTTGTTGGAGGAAGTTTGGTTTTGAGATTGGGTAGAAAAAGATAG
- a CDS encoding NAD(P)-dependent alcohol dehydrogenase gives MSNNVKAFGTEAADKPLKQMTIERREVTAKDIEIDILYCGVCHSDLHTARNDWGGTVYSAVPGHEIVGKVTKVGSDVTKLKVGDYAAVGCMVDSCQTCDSCKQDLEQYCQKGFTGTYNGKDKHLGGHTFGGYSEKVVVDENFVLKVPENLDLAAVAPLLCAGVTTWSPLVHWNVKEGSKVAVIGLGGLGHMAIKLAKGMGAEVTLFSRSPSKEKDAKELGADTVIISTDEKQMKSVRGKFDLIIDTVPYEHDLNPYISTLTINGTLVLVGFIGELDSMIQTPAMIMGRRSIAGSVIGGIKETQEMLDFCGEHNIVSEIEMINMQDINDAYERMLKSDVRYRFVIDMKSLKDN, from the coding sequence ATGTCAAATAACGTAAAAGCATTTGGAACAGAAGCTGCTGATAAGCCTTTAAAACAAATGACCATTGAACGCAGAGAAGTAACTGCAAAAGATATTGAAATTGATATTTTGTATTGTGGTGTTTGTCATTCTGATTTGCACACAGCTAGAAATGATTGGGGTGGAACAGTTTATTCTGCTGTACCTGGTCATGAGATTGTAGGAAAAGTGACTAAAGTTGGAAGTGATGTCACCAAACTTAAAGTAGGCGATTATGCTGCTGTGGGTTGCATGGTTGATTCGTGTCAGACATGTGATAGTTGTAAGCAAGATTTAGAACAATATTGTCAGAAAGGTTTTACAGGAACATACAACGGAAAAGACAAGCATCTAGGAGGACATACTTTTGGAGGATATTCTGAAAAAGTAGTTGTAGATGAAAACTTTGTTTTGAAAGTTCCTGAAAATCTTGATTTAGCTGCTGTTGCACCTTTACTTTGTGCAGGTGTTACTACATGGTCTCCTTTGGTTCATTGGAATGTAAAAGAAGGAAGCAAAGTTGCTGTTATTGGTTTGGGTGGACTCGGACACATGGCAATCAAATTAGCTAAAGGAATGGGTGCAGAAGTTACACTTTTTTCTCGTTCGCCAAGTAAAGAAAAAGATGCTAAAGAATTAGGTGCTGATACTGTTATTATCTCAACAGACGAAAAACAAATGAAATCGGTAAGAGGAAAGTTTGATTTAATTATTGATACAGTTCCTTATGAACATGATTTGAATCCTTATATTTCGACGCTTACAATTAATGGAACTTTAGTTTTGGTTGGTTTTATAGGCGAGTTAGATTCTATGATTCAAACACCAGCTATGATAATGGGAAGACGTTCTATTGCAGGTTCTGTAATCGGTGGAATCAAAGAAACACAAGAAATGCTAGATTTTTGTGGAGAGCATAATATTGTTTCAGAAATTGAAATGATTAATATGCAAGACATTAATGATGCCTACGAACGAATGCTAAAAAGTGATGTTCGTTATCGTTTTGTCATTGACATGAAATCTTTGAAGGATAATTAA
- the meaB gene encoding methylmalonyl Co-A mutase-associated GTPase MeaB, producing MAKNRRSRLTSQEYIDGILAHNPFILSRAITLIESQLESDNELATQIIDRLMPYTGNSIRVGITGVPGVGKSTFIETFGLYLADLATELENKNKKIAVLAIDPSSQRSGGSILGDKTRMEKLSNHKNAYIRPSPARSSLGGVSQKTRETMLLCEAAGFDVILIETVGVGQSETIVKGMVDFFLLLMLAGAGDELQGIKRGIMEMADMLVITKADKENKNAATRAKSQYKHALHLFPPNDAKWTVPVEICSALENEGIENIWKNIEDFVKQTTSNGFFKINRSQQNKQWLHQTIEERLKRDFYANELIKKQIEDLEKQVANGSRNAVEVARELLNNYYK from the coding sequence ATGGCAAAAAACAGACGTTCACGTTTAACATCCCAAGAATATATTGATGGAATTTTGGCTCATAATCCTTTTATTTTGAGTAGAGCTATTACACTTATAGAAAGTCAGTTAGAAAGTGATAATGAACTTGCTACACAGATTATTGACAGACTTATGCCTTATACAGGAAATTCTATTCGTGTAGGAATTACTGGAGTTCCTGGGGTTGGAAAAAGCACATTTATTGAAACTTTTGGACTTTATTTGGCAGATTTAGCAACTGAACTAGAAAATAAAAATAAAAAAATTGCTGTTCTTGCCATTGACCCAAGTAGCCAGCGTTCGGGAGGAAGTATTTTGGGAGATAAAACAAGAATGGAAAAACTCTCTAATCATAAAAACGCTTATATTCGTCCTTCCCCAGCTCGTAGTTCTTTAGGTGGAGTTAGTCAAAAAACGAGAGAAACAATGCTTTTATGTGAGGCAGCAGGCTTTGATGTCATTTTGATAGAAACTGTTGGAGTTGGACAGTCTGAAACAATTGTAAAAGGAATGGTTGATTTTTTTCTTTTGCTTATGCTTGCAGGTGCAGGCGACGAGTTACAGGGAATAAAACGTGGAATTATGGAAATGGCTGATATGCTCGTCATTACAAAAGCTGATAAAGAAAATAAAAATGCAGCTACACGAGCCAAATCACAATATAAACACGCTTTGCATCTTTTCCCACCTAATGATGCCAAATGGACAGTTCCAGTAGAAATTTGTTCGGCTTTAGAAAATGAAGGAATAGAGAATATTTGGAAAAACATTGAAGACTTTGTAAAACAAACAACTTCAAATGGGTTCTTTAAAATAAATCGTAGTCAGCAGAACAAACAATGGCTACATCAAACTATTGAAGAGCGATTAAAAAGAGATTTTTATGCAAATGAATTAATAAAGAAACAAATAGAAGATTTAGAAAAACAAGTTGCTAATGGCTCTAGAAATGCTGTCGAAGTAGCAAGAGAGCTTTTGAACAATTATTACAAATAG
- a CDS encoding CHASE2 domain-containing protein: MRFLRKIFNLATITGTIAIFAFMLLLQTVAVNFDFLNIFEQTINNFKISDVYFSQIRDNEKIEIDTNIVIVNIGYLPRAGLGAQIEVISRYKPKIIGLDALLTGARKPEQDSTLEAFLKIASERCPIVFASKLEKPNEESKSFDSLGLPHQPFQKYIQTGYVNVVTDEDTKFETARIVSPKEKVKDSTIYSFATKLIQLSYPDKAEKLLERNNEVETIYYRGNWQKFMVIDPMDVLDENFDPSFFKDKIVIMGYMGSTFIEDDGVDDRYYTPLNVRPVGRAATDMYGIMIHANMLSMILHENYIDVIPSYLAIIISVLMCFFNVVLFTYIYFHRKLGTWYDVITKGVQLVEVIIFVFIFIWTLATYNLMLEITVGVLAVVLSGDVLEVFLAILANMYPKSTRAYE; encoded by the coding sequence ATGCGTTTTTTACGAAAAATATTCAATCTTGCTACAATTACAGGAACAATCGCCATTTTTGCGTTTATGCTTCTGCTTCAAACAGTAGCCGTAAATTTTGATTTTCTCAATATTTTCGAACAGACGATTAATAACTTCAAAATCTCTGATGTTTATTTTTCTCAAATAAGAGATAATGAGAAGATAGAAATAGATACAAATATAGTTATTGTAAATATTGGTTATCTACCTAGAGCAGGATTAGGAGCGCAAATAGAAGTTATTTCAAGATATAAACCGAAAATAATTGGACTAGATGCTCTTTTGACAGGAGCAAGAAAGCCTGAGCAAGATTCTACTTTAGAAGCCTTTTTAAAAATTGCAAGCGAAAGATGTCCTATTGTTTTTGCTTCAAAACTAGAAAAGCCAAACGAAGAAAGTAAAAGTTTTGATAGTTTAGGACTTCCTCACCAACCATTTCAAAAGTATATACAAACAGGTTATGTAAATGTTGTTACAGATGAAGATACAAAGTTTGAAACAGCTCGTATTGTTTCTCCAAAAGAAAAAGTAAAAGATTCAACAATTTATAGTTTTGCAACCAAACTCATACAACTTTCTTATCCTGATAAAGCCGAAAAACTTTTGGAAAGGAATAATGAAGTAGAAACGATTTATTATCGTGGAAATTGGCAAAAGTTTATGGTCATTGACCCAATGGATGTTTTAGATGAAAATTTTGATCCTTCTTTCTTTAAAGACAAAATTGTCATTATGGGCTATATGGGTTCTACTTTCATAGAAGATGATGGTGTAGATGATAGATATTACACACCACTGAATGTACGACCTGTCGGAAGGGCAGCAACGGATATGTATGGAATTATGATTCATGCAAATATGCTTTCGATGATTTTACACGAAAATTATATTGATGTAATTCCTTCTTATTTAGCGATTATTATTTCTGTTTTGATGTGTTTTTTTAACGTTGTATTATTTACCTATATCTATTTTCATAGAAAATTAGGAACTTGGTATGATGTCATCACAAAAGGTGTTCAGCTTGTAGAAGTTATTATCTTTGTATTTATTTTTATCTGGACATTGGCTACTTATAATCTTATGTTAGAAATAACTGTTGGAGTTTTGGCAGTAGTTTTATCTGGAGATGTCTTAGAAGTATTTTTAGCTATATTGGCTAATATGTATCCTAAATCTACTCGTGCCTATGAATAA